In Portunus trituberculatus isolate SZX2019 chromosome 24, ASM1759143v1, whole genome shotgun sequence, a single genomic region encodes these proteins:
- the LOC123508428 gene encoding vitelline membrane outer layer protein 1-like, with translation MEHYKAPLVLALLGLAAASVVSRDDRAKETHITLALDWAMNWGTWGPQEFCPEGTFAYAFEIKVEPEDSNDDTSMNGIQLYCRLPMDAGHDGLPPRKGAREFSITSNVARWGNWRGMRSCTEGLLTGLKMKSEEDQGFFVDDTAANDLEMQCNHSTTTLNGGGNHWGFYSSWATCPEGWAICGLMTRVEAESATDDTALNDVRMYCCQV, from the exons ATGGAGCACTACAAGGCACCGCTCGTTCTTGCTTTGCTGG GATTGGCTGCAGCAAGTGTCGTGTCCAGGGATGACAGGGCAAAGGAGACCCACATCACCCTGGCGCTGGACTGGGCCATGAACTGGGGCACGTGGGGGCCGCAGGAGTTTTGTCCTGAGGGAACCTTCGCCTACGCCTTCGAAATCAAG GTGGAGCCTGAGGATAGCAATGATGACACCTCCATGAACGGCATTCAGCTCTATTGCCGCTTGCCAATGGACGCGGGTCACGACGGACTCCCGCCGAGGAAAGGAGCCAGGGAATTCTCCATCACATCTAACGTGGCACGATGGGGGAACTGGCGAG GCATGAGGTCGTGCACTGAGGGTCTACTGACGGGCCTCAAGATGAAGAGCGAGGAAGACCAAGGATTCTTCGTTGACGACACTGCAGCGAACGACCTTGAAATGCAGTGCAACCACTCCACCACGACCCTGAACGGAGGAGGCAACCATTGGGGATTCTACAGCAGCTGGGCCACGTGTCCCGAGG GCTGGGCCATCTGCGGCCTGATGACCCGTGTGGAGGCCGAGAGTGCCACAGACGACACGGCACTCAACGATGTCAGAATGTACTGCTGTCAGGTCTGA
- the LOC123508438 gene encoding vitelline membrane outer layer protein 1-like, producing MKHYKAPLVLALLGLAAANVVSRDDRAKETHITLALDWAMNWGSWGQQEFCPEGTFAYAFEIKVEPDVWTDDTSMNGIQLYCRLPKDVGHDGLPPRQGAKEFSITSNVARWGTWRGKRTCTEGLLTGLKMKSEEDQGFFIDDTAANDLEMQCNHSTKTLNGGGNQWGYYSSWSTCPQGWAICGLMTRVEAESAYDDSALNDVRMYCCQV from the exons ATGAAGCACTACAAGGCACCGCTCGTTCTTGCATTGCTGG GATTGGCTGCAGCAAACGTCGTGTCCAGGGATGACAGGGCAAAGGAGACCCACATCACCCTGGCGCTGGACTGGGCCATGAACTGGGGCTCGTGGGGGCAGCAGGAGTTTTGTCCTGAGGGAACCTTCGCCTACGCCTTCGAAATCAAG GTAGAACCCGACGTTTGGACTGATGACACCTCCATGAATGGCATCCAGCTCTATTGCCGTCTACCAAAGGACGTGGGGCATGACGGACTCCCGCCGAGGCAAGGCGCCAAGGAATTCTCCATCACATCTAACGTGGCACGATGGGGCACTTGGAGAG GCAAGAGGACATGCACTGAGGGTCTACTGACGGGCCTCAAGATGAAGAGCGAGGAGGACCAGGGATTCTTCATTGACGACACTGCAGCGAACGACCTTGAAATGCAGTGCAACCACTCCACCAAGACCCTGAACGGAGGAGGCAACCAATGGGGATACTACAGCAGCTGGTCCACGTGTCCCCAAG GCTGGGCTATCTGCGGCCTGATGACCCGTGTGGAGGCCGAGAGTGCCTATGACGATTCGGCACTCAACGATGTCAGAATGTACTGCTGCCAGGTCTGA
- the LOC123508233 gene encoding galactose-specific lectin nattectin-like, producing the protein MKWLLLFVATAVLFACCQGCSQGYEQVGDNCLAFHLGSAYNWTEADDVCSKMYGGILASVKSASDLRAIYEYINTYGLTDSFWLGGSDLAAEGDWVWLADGSRVSKATPFWALANGLFGYIHEPSGGKEQNCLLLDKRKKYFFNDEDCSAYHHLICMQM; encoded by the exons ATGAAATGGTTACTGTTATTTGTCGCCACAGCTGTACTCTTTGCCT GCTGCCAAGGATGCAGTCAGGGCTATGAGCAGGTTGGAGACAACTGCTTGGCCTTCCACCTCGGCTCTGCATACAACTGGACAGAGGCGGACGATGTGTGTAGTAAAATGTACGGCGGCATCTTGGCTTCGGTGAAAAGTGCCTCCGACCTCAGAGCCATCTACGAGTACATTAATACTTATG GACTGACTGATTCCTTCTGGCTTGGCGGGTCTGACCTTGCGGCTGAGGGTGACTGGGTGTGGCTGGCTGACGGTAGTAGAGTCTCCAAGGCAACTCCTTTCTGGGCTCTTGCCAATGGTCTCTTCG GCTACATCCACGAGCCATCTGGCGGCAAGGAACAGAACTGCCTCCTGctggacaagaggaagaagtactTTTTCAACGACGAAGATTGCAGCGCGTACCACCACCTCATATGCATGCAAATGTAG
- the LOC123508397 gene encoding perlucin-like, whose product MGVQTVVVALLSLAAAGVHGCSTGFHDIGGQCFSFRSEVTATWEEARDLCAGMGPNIVLATVKSPDTHRDIYEYIIEYGLAGSYWLGASDMAVEGDWHWIDGSRVPRGTPYWAIHNSLIGWVQEPDGGAEENCLALDSTRKFYFNDLSCSLSHHALCEEL is encoded by the exons ATGGGCGTTCAAACAGTAGTCgtggctttgctctctctcgcAGCTGCAG GAGTCCACGGGTGCTCTACGGGTTTTCACGACATTGGGGGGCAATGCTTCTCCTTCCGCTCCGAGGTGACGGCAACGTGGGAGGAGGCGAGGGACCTGTGCGCCGGGATGGGTCCTAATATTGTCCTGGCAACCGTGAAGTCACCTGACACTCACAGAGACATCTACGAGTACATCATTGAATACG GTCTGGCCGGGTCTTATTGGCTGGGCGCCTCTGACATGGCTGTGGAGGGCGACTGGCACTGGATAGACGGCTCCCGTGTACCCCGCGGGACGCCCTACTGGGCCATCCATAACAGCTTGATAG GATGGGTTCAGGAACCTGACGGTGGCGCTGAGGAGAACTGTCTAGCGCTTGACTCCACCAGGAAATTCTACTTCAACGATCTGTCCTGCAGCCTCTCACACCACGCCTTGTGCGAGGAACTGTAG
- the LOC123508396 gene encoding FAD synthase-like isoform X2, translated as MEGQKQDQVQVPTAGIIIIGDEILKGQTQDTNTFFMTKHLHNYGVKVKRVSVIPDDVDTIAKEVAQFSERYTYVLTSGGIGPTHDDITFESVAAAFGEKVKPHPTLVELIRGYFKTDDLTSPAMKMAHIPESAVLHFAEEKPQGTKARYPIVAVKNVTIFPGVPYLLEKAFTYMGKKLFHKPGLGFMSDIVYVTADEVSIASILNETVANFPSVSFGSYPKMFHSYYKTKITMESLSSSDVTTAKEHLLTKLPEGTPIEYKEDTVTSPWEHIDKLLETTPSLQAPVQEATSIIHQCMEKYSSEEICMCYNGGKDCLAVLHLTYALMRQKYPDIKLQAVYITEDKAFPQVTEFVQQSINRYDLDCEVLPGPMKSALFKLLEKRPKIKAVIMGTRRSDPYSDTLGFFTPTDQDWPPMMRVTPILNWKYNNIWDFVRGLYLPYCSLYDWGYTSIGSQHNTLPNPLLVTKDRAGQVMYLPAHLLQEPDMERRGRLSSKH; from the exons ATGGAAGGGCAGAAGCAGGACCAAGTTCAAGTGCCCACAGCTGGTATCATCA TTATTGGCGATGAAATCTTGAAAGGCCAGACACAAGATACTAATACCTTCTTTATGACCAAACACCTCCACAACTATGGAGTCAAAGTGAAAAGG GTGTCTGTAATTCCTGATGATGTGGACACCATTGCTAAGGAAGTGGCTCAGTTCTCCGAGCGGTATACGTATGTCCTGACATCAGGAGGCATTGGACCAACACACGACGACATCACCTTTGAAA GTGTGGCTGCTGCGTTTGGGGAAAAGGTGAAGCCGCACCCAACTTTAGTAGAATTGATAAGGGGCTACTTCAAGACTGATGACCTAACCTCTCCGGCTATGAAGATGGCTCAT ATTCCTGAGTCTGCGGTGCTACACTTTGCAGAGGAGAAACCTCAAGGGACCAAGGCTCGCTATCCCATTGTTGCTGTGAAGAACGTTACTATTTTCCCTGGTGTCCCGTATCTTTTGGAGAAGGCCTTCACTTACATGGGGAAG AAATTGTTTCATAAGCCTGGCCTGGGATTCATGAGCGACATAGTGTATGTGACGGCTGATGAAGTGTCCATTGCCTCAATACTCAATGAAACTGTGGCAAACTTTCCATCAGTGTCTTTTGGCTCGTATCCCAAAATGTTTCACAG CTACTACAAGACTAAGATCACCATGGAGTCCCTCAGTTCCAGTGATGTAACAACAGCTAAGGAACACTTACTGACTAAACTTCCAGAGG GGACACCAATAGAGTACAAGGAAGACACAGTGACGTCTCCCTGGGAGCACATAGACAAACTGCTGGAGACCACTCCATCCCTTCAGGCACCTGTACAAGAAGCCACCAGCATCATCCATCAGTGTATGGAGAAGTACAG TTCAGAGGAAATCTGCATGTGTTATAACGGTGGCAAAGACTGTCTGGCAGTGCTGCATCTGACCTATGCACTCATGCGACAGAAGTATCCAGACATTAAGCTGCAGGCTGTGTACATCACGGAGGACAAGGCTTTCCCTCAGGTCACAGAGTTTGTCCAGCAGTCAATTAACAG ATATGACTTGGACTGTGAGGTGCTGCCGGGGCCCATGAAGTCTGCCCTGTTCAAGCTGCTGGAAAAGAGGCCCAAGATCAAGGCTGTCATTATGGGCACTCGCCGCAGCGACCCTTACTCAG ACACTCTGGGGTTTTTCACTCCCACGGACCAGGACTGGCCTCCCATGATGCGAGTTACTCCAATTCTCAACTGGAAGTACAACAATATTTGGGACTTTGTGCGGGGTCTCTACCTGCCTTACTGTTCCTTGTATGACTGGGG CTACACATCTATTGGGAGTCAGCACAACACCCTACCCAACCCCCTGCTAGTGACCAAGGACCGGGCTGGCCAAGTGATGTACCTGCCAGCCCACCTGCTGCAGGAGCCGGACATGGAGCGGCGGGGGAGGCTCTCCAGCAAACACTGA
- the LOC123508396 gene encoding FAD synthase-like isoform X3, whose product MTKHLHNYGVKVKRVSVIPDDVDTIAKEVAQFSERYTYVLTSGGIGPTHDDITFESVAAAFGEKVKPHPTLVELIRGYFKTDDLTSPAMKMAHIPESAVLHFAEEKPQGTKARYPIVAVKNVTIFPGVPYLLEKAFTYMGKKLFHKPGLGFMSDIVYVTADEVSIASILNETVANFPSVSFGSYPKMFHSYYKTKITMESLSSSDVTTAKEHLLTKLPEGTPIEYKEDTVTSPWEHIDKLLETTPSLQAPVQEATSIIHQCMEKYSSEEICMCYNGGKDCLAVLHLTYALMRQKYPDIKLQAVYITEDKAFPQVTEFVQQSINRYDLDCEVLPGPMKSALFKLLEKRPKIKAVIMGTRRSDPYSDTLGFFTPTDQDWPPMMRVTPILNWKYNNIWDFVRGLYLPYCSLYDWGYTSIGSQHNTLPNPLLVTKDRAGQVMYLPAHLLQEPDMERRGRLSSKH is encoded by the exons ATGACCAAACACCTCCACAACTATGGAGTCAAAGTGAAAAGG GTGTCTGTAATTCCTGATGATGTGGACACCATTGCTAAGGAAGTGGCTCAGTTCTCCGAGCGGTATACGTATGTCCTGACATCAGGAGGCATTGGACCAACACACGACGACATCACCTTTGAAA GTGTGGCTGCTGCGTTTGGGGAAAAGGTGAAGCCGCACCCAACTTTAGTAGAATTGATAAGGGGCTACTTCAAGACTGATGACCTAACCTCTCCGGCTATGAAGATGGCTCAT ATTCCTGAGTCTGCGGTGCTACACTTTGCAGAGGAGAAACCTCAAGGGACCAAGGCTCGCTATCCCATTGTTGCTGTGAAGAACGTTACTATTTTCCCTGGTGTCCCGTATCTTTTGGAGAAGGCCTTCACTTACATGGGGAAG AAATTGTTTCATAAGCCTGGCCTGGGATTCATGAGCGACATAGTGTATGTGACGGCTGATGAAGTGTCCATTGCCTCAATACTCAATGAAACTGTGGCAAACTTTCCATCAGTGTCTTTTGGCTCGTATCCCAAAATGTTTCACAG CTACTACAAGACTAAGATCACCATGGAGTCCCTCAGTTCCAGTGATGTAACAACAGCTAAGGAACACTTACTGACTAAACTTCCAGAGG GGACACCAATAGAGTACAAGGAAGACACAGTGACGTCTCCCTGGGAGCACATAGACAAACTGCTGGAGACCACTCCATCCCTTCAGGCACCTGTACAAGAAGCCACCAGCATCATCCATCAGTGTATGGAGAAGTACAG TTCAGAGGAAATCTGCATGTGTTATAACGGTGGCAAAGACTGTCTGGCAGTGCTGCATCTGACCTATGCACTCATGCGACAGAAGTATCCAGACATTAAGCTGCAGGCTGTGTACATCACGGAGGACAAGGCTTTCCCTCAGGTCACAGAGTTTGTCCAGCAGTCAATTAACAG ATATGACTTGGACTGTGAGGTGCTGCCGGGGCCCATGAAGTCTGCCCTGTTCAAGCTGCTGGAAAAGAGGCCCAAGATCAAGGCTGTCATTATGGGCACTCGCCGCAGCGACCCTTACTCAG ACACTCTGGGGTTTTTCACTCCCACGGACCAGGACTGGCCTCCCATGATGCGAGTTACTCCAATTCTCAACTGGAAGTACAACAATATTTGGGACTTTGTGCGGGGTCTCTACCTGCCTTACTGTTCCTTGTATGACTGGGG CTACACATCTATTGGGAGTCAGCACAACACCCTACCCAACCCCCTGCTAGTGACCAAGGACCGGGCTGGCCAAGTGATGTACCTGCCAGCCCACCTGCTGCAGGAGCCGGACATGGAGCGGCGGGGGAGGCTCTCCAGCAAACACTGA
- the LOC123508396 gene encoding FAD synthase-like isoform X1, producing the protein MNMSTRCFLVYKTASIQLARSLLTKGRLTRRARVDSARQLLCRTLATMEGQKQDQVQVPTAGIIIIGDEILKGQTQDTNTFFMTKHLHNYGVKVKRVSVIPDDVDTIAKEVAQFSERYTYVLTSGGIGPTHDDITFESVAAAFGEKVKPHPTLVELIRGYFKTDDLTSPAMKMAHIPESAVLHFAEEKPQGTKARYPIVAVKNVTIFPGVPYLLEKAFTYMGKKLFHKPGLGFMSDIVYVTADEVSIASILNETVANFPSVSFGSYPKMFHSYYKTKITMESLSSSDVTTAKEHLLTKLPEGTPIEYKEDTVTSPWEHIDKLLETTPSLQAPVQEATSIIHQCMEKYSSEEICMCYNGGKDCLAVLHLTYALMRQKYPDIKLQAVYITEDKAFPQVTEFVQQSINRYDLDCEVLPGPMKSALFKLLEKRPKIKAVIMGTRRSDPYSDTLGFFTPTDQDWPPMMRVTPILNWKYNNIWDFVRGLYLPYCSLYDWGYTSIGSQHNTLPNPLLVTKDRAGQVMYLPAHLLQEPDMERRGRLSSKH; encoded by the exons ATGAATATGAGCACGAGATGCTTTTTAGTTTATAAGACCGCATCAATACAGTTGGCCAGAAGTCTGCTGACGAAGGGGAGGCTGACAAGGCGGGCGAGAGTGGATAGTGCAAGGCAGCTCCTGTGTCGCACCCTGGCCACCATGGAAGGGCAGAAGCAGGACCAAGTTCAAGTGCCCACAGCTGGTATCATCA TTATTGGCGATGAAATCTTGAAAGGCCAGACACAAGATACTAATACCTTCTTTATGACCAAACACCTCCACAACTATGGAGTCAAAGTGAAAAGG GTGTCTGTAATTCCTGATGATGTGGACACCATTGCTAAGGAAGTGGCTCAGTTCTCCGAGCGGTATACGTATGTCCTGACATCAGGAGGCATTGGACCAACACACGACGACATCACCTTTGAAA GTGTGGCTGCTGCGTTTGGGGAAAAGGTGAAGCCGCACCCAACTTTAGTAGAATTGATAAGGGGCTACTTCAAGACTGATGACCTAACCTCTCCGGCTATGAAGATGGCTCAT ATTCCTGAGTCTGCGGTGCTACACTTTGCAGAGGAGAAACCTCAAGGGACCAAGGCTCGCTATCCCATTGTTGCTGTGAAGAACGTTACTATTTTCCCTGGTGTCCCGTATCTTTTGGAGAAGGCCTTCACTTACATGGGGAAG AAATTGTTTCATAAGCCTGGCCTGGGATTCATGAGCGACATAGTGTATGTGACGGCTGATGAAGTGTCCATTGCCTCAATACTCAATGAAACTGTGGCAAACTTTCCATCAGTGTCTTTTGGCTCGTATCCCAAAATGTTTCACAG CTACTACAAGACTAAGATCACCATGGAGTCCCTCAGTTCCAGTGATGTAACAACAGCTAAGGAACACTTACTGACTAAACTTCCAGAGG GGACACCAATAGAGTACAAGGAAGACACAGTGACGTCTCCCTGGGAGCACATAGACAAACTGCTGGAGACCACTCCATCCCTTCAGGCACCTGTACAAGAAGCCACCAGCATCATCCATCAGTGTATGGAGAAGTACAG TTCAGAGGAAATCTGCATGTGTTATAACGGTGGCAAAGACTGTCTGGCAGTGCTGCATCTGACCTATGCACTCATGCGACAGAAGTATCCAGACATTAAGCTGCAGGCTGTGTACATCACGGAGGACAAGGCTTTCCCTCAGGTCACAGAGTTTGTCCAGCAGTCAATTAACAG ATATGACTTGGACTGTGAGGTGCTGCCGGGGCCCATGAAGTCTGCCCTGTTCAAGCTGCTGGAAAAGAGGCCCAAGATCAAGGCTGTCATTATGGGCACTCGCCGCAGCGACCCTTACTCAG ACACTCTGGGGTTTTTCACTCCCACGGACCAGGACTGGCCTCCCATGATGCGAGTTACTCCAATTCTCAACTGGAAGTACAACAATATTTGGGACTTTGTGCGGGGTCTCTACCTGCCTTACTGTTCCTTGTATGACTGGGG CTACACATCTATTGGGAGTCAGCACAACACCCTACCCAACCCCCTGCTAGTGACCAAGGACCGGGCTGGCCAAGTGATGTACCTGCCAGCCCACCTGCTGCAGGAGCCGGACATGGAGCGGCGGGGGAGGCTCTCCAGCAAACACTGA
- the LOC123508401 gene encoding methyltransferase-like protein 17, mitochondrial isoform X1 — translation MNRRALPVFRLLIRNISSKKPKPKFDFEADVDVVKSLLDGSCKARRHPGTLDVRTVSLPEPLKEAAHAVIQDYPEKNVQKDAKVLNQYLCSRQAALEPEEAKMRYHEVREKIKMEDDIDPDFPNIPEEERQRLHDSLRSKVYERMKKEVYHWQAIQYDTYKCVLYLAARLAPDFAALVQIMSDMKKRDPGFTPLTMLDFGSGVGSGMWAMDHVWPHTCREVVCVDSSSDMNDLADRLLRGGNADKPRLVREGGTFFKQFLPLSNLLKYDLVISSRSLFEIPNINMRLKTIDVLWQKTSGYLVLVETGSNEGYRLVQEARDYLLELSRKAQEEGEPNPEGYVFAPCPHDNFCPRFFDGSNIPCNFEVDYKPLALGRKQSAQREKFTYVVLKRGMREKSSEKQWPRLVEDPLCRKKHVVCRVCTPSGTLREVTATKRRHSAECYKLMRHSRWGDLVPVQLSEVPDPSNVDTQDGDELSEPEQIQN, via the exons ATGAACAGAAGAGCCTTACCTGTGTTCAGACTGCTTATCCGA AATATATCCTCAAAGAAACCTAAGCCCAAGTTTGATTTTGAAGCTGATGTTGATGTAGTGAAGAGTTTGCTAGATGGCTCCTGTAAGGCCCGGCGGCACCCCGGCACACTGGACGTCAGGACTGTGTCTCTCCCTGAACCGCTCAAGGAGGCAGCGCATGCTGTTATACAAG ATTACCCAGAGAAGAATGTACAAAAAGATGCAAAGGTTCTGAATCAGTACCTGTGTTCCCGCCAGGCTGCTCTGGAACCTGAGGAGGCAAAGATGAGGTAccatgaagtgagagagaaaatcaaaatGGAAG ACGACATTGACCCAGACTTTCCCAATATACCGGAAGAGGAGAGGCAGCGGTTGCATGATTCCTTGCGCTCCAAGGtttatgaaagaatgaagaaggaggtcTATCACTGGCAGGCCATCCAGTATGATACATACAA ATGTGTTCTGTACCTCGCTGCACGGCTGGCTCCAGACTTTGCAGCGCTGGTCCAGATAATGAGtgacatgaagaaaagagacCCAGGCTTTACACCACTCACCATGCTGGATTTTGGCTCTGGGGTTGGGTCAGGCATGTG GGCAATGGACCATGTATGGCCGCACACCTGCCGGGAGGTGGTTTGTGTGGACAGCAGCTCAGACATGAATGACCTGGCTGACAGGCTATTGCGAGGAGGTAATGCTGACAAGCCCCGTCTGGTGCGAGAAGGTGGGACTTTCTTCAAGCAGTTCTTGCCTCTTTCCAACTTACTCAAGTATGATTTGGTGATTTCTTCTCGTTCACTATTTGAAATCCCAAACATAAACATGAGACTCAAAACTATAGATGTGTTATGGCAGAAAACTTCAGGCTATTTGGTGTTAGTTGAGACGGGATCAAACGAAGGCTACAGGTTAGTGCAAGAAGCTCGAGATTACTTGCTAGAATTAAGTAGAAAAGCTCAGGAAGAGGGGGAGCCAAATCCCGAGGGTTATGTCTTTGCGCCGTGTCCACACGATAACTTTTGCCCAAGGTTTTTTGACGGTAGTAATATCCCTTGTAATTTTGAGGTAGATTACAAACCACTTGCTCTTGGGAGGAAACAAAGTGCTCAACGAGAAAAATTCACCTATGTAGTATTGAAACGTGGGATGCGGGAAAAATCATCTGAAAAGCAATGGCCTAGGTTGGTGGAAGACCCACTGTGCCGTAAAAAGCACGTGGTGTGCCGAGTGTGTACTCCCTCTGGCACCCTGAGAGAAGTGACAGCAACCAAACGCAGGCACAGTGCCGAATGCTACAAGCTTATGAGGCATTCTAGATGGGGAGACTTGGTGCCAGTACAGCTCTCTGAAGTGCCTGACCCTAGTAATGTTGATACTCAGGATGGTGATGAACTAAGTGAACCAGAGCAGATTCAAAACTGA
- the LOC123508401 gene encoding methyltransferase-like protein 17, mitochondrial isoform X2: protein MAPVRPGGTPAHWTSGLCLSLNRSRRQRMLLYKAALEPEEAKMRYHEVREKIKMEDDIDPDFPNIPEEERQRLHDSLRSKVYERMKKEVYHWQAIQYDTYKCVLYLAARLAPDFAALVQIMSDMKKRDPGFTPLTMLDFGSGVGSGMWAMDHVWPHTCREVVCVDSSSDMNDLADRLLRGGNADKPRLVREGGTFFKQFLPLSNLLKYDLVISSRSLFEIPNINMRLKTIDVLWQKTSGYLVLVETGSNEGYRLVQEARDYLLELSRKAQEEGEPNPEGYVFAPCPHDNFCPRFFDGSNIPCNFEVDYKPLALGRKQSAQREKFTYVVLKRGMREKSSEKQWPRLVEDPLCRKKHVVCRVCTPSGTLREVTATKRRHSAECYKLMRHSRWGDLVPVQLSEVPDPSNVDTQDGDELSEPEQIQN, encoded by the exons ATGGCTCCTGTAAGGCCCGGCGGCACCCCGGCACACTGGACGTCAGGACTGTGTCTCTCCCTGAACCGCTCAAGGAGGCAGCGCATGCTGTTATACAAG GCTGCTCTGGAACCTGAGGAGGCAAAGATGAGGTAccatgaagtgagagagaaaatcaaaatGGAAG ACGACATTGACCCAGACTTTCCCAATATACCGGAAGAGGAGAGGCAGCGGTTGCATGATTCCTTGCGCTCCAAGGtttatgaaagaatgaagaaggaggtcTATCACTGGCAGGCCATCCAGTATGATACATACAA ATGTGTTCTGTACCTCGCTGCACGGCTGGCTCCAGACTTTGCAGCGCTGGTCCAGATAATGAGtgacatgaagaaaagagacCCAGGCTTTACACCACTCACCATGCTGGATTTTGGCTCTGGGGTTGGGTCAGGCATGTG GGCAATGGACCATGTATGGCCGCACACCTGCCGGGAGGTGGTTTGTGTGGACAGCAGCTCAGACATGAATGACCTGGCTGACAGGCTATTGCGAGGAGGTAATGCTGACAAGCCCCGTCTGGTGCGAGAAGGTGGGACTTTCTTCAAGCAGTTCTTGCCTCTTTCCAACTTACTCAAGTATGATTTGGTGATTTCTTCTCGTTCACTATTTGAAATCCCAAACATAAACATGAGACTCAAAACTATAGATGTGTTATGGCAGAAAACTTCAGGCTATTTGGTGTTAGTTGAGACGGGATCAAACGAAGGCTACAGGTTAGTGCAAGAAGCTCGAGATTACTTGCTAGAATTAAGTAGAAAAGCTCAGGAAGAGGGGGAGCCAAATCCCGAGGGTTATGTCTTTGCGCCGTGTCCACACGATAACTTTTGCCCAAGGTTTTTTGACGGTAGTAATATCCCTTGTAATTTTGAGGTAGATTACAAACCACTTGCTCTTGGGAGGAAACAAAGTGCTCAACGAGAAAAATTCACCTATGTAGTATTGAAACGTGGGATGCGGGAAAAATCATCTGAAAAGCAATGGCCTAGGTTGGTGGAAGACCCACTGTGCCGTAAAAAGCACGTGGTGTGCCGAGTGTGTACTCCCTCTGGCACCCTGAGAGAAGTGACAGCAACCAAACGCAGGCACAGTGCCGAATGCTACAAGCTTATGAGGCATTCTAGATGGGGAGACTTGGTGCCAGTACAGCTCTCTGAAGTGCCTGACCCTAGTAATGTTGATACTCAGGATGGTGATGAACTAAGTGAACCAGAGCAGATTCAAAACTGA